Genomic segment of Xenopus laevis strain J_2021 chromosome 4S, Xenopus_laevis_v10.1, whole genome shotgun sequence:
ACTCTTTCAgatgtcccctttaaacatgcAGTGTTTGTGATGCTGCTTCTAAAGGGGTGTTCCTTCCTTGTTATACATTGAGTacaatgaatagggtttgtgctgaacttactttttgctagggatgcgccgaatccaggattcggttcgggattcggctgaatccttctgcctggccgaattgaatccgaatcctaattagcatatgcaaattaggggcggggaaggaaatagcgtgactttttgtcacaaaacaatgaagtaaaaaatgatttccctttcccacccctaatttgcatatgcaaattagggttcagtattcggccgaatctttcgcaaaggattcgggggttcggccgaatacaaaatagtggattcagtgcatccctactttttgcctgttgttttaaactccaaaaatatatatatggggtttttttttattttttgttgggcTAAACAGtgaacagggaaactgaagtttCGAATTTAAGTTTCTTCCAAGaggataattagattaccagacaCAGATTATCCACATGCATAATggtgctaacaaaacagtcacaacagagGGTGAAGAGTGAGGGTTTTAtgctggtaatctaattatctactttgCAAGCCCCAAACAtggattattttacattttcccgtttgccctgtttagttcaagaaGTAACAAAGATCATGGATTTTTTTGTTAttcaaacaataggcaaaaagtatgttcagcacaagccctattcattgcgtTAAAGTTAACCAAAGGGGTATAccgcccctttaaagggatactgtcatgggaaaaaacatttttttttcaaaatgaatcagttaatagtgctgctccagcagaattctgaactgaaatccatttctcaaaagagcaaacagatttttttatattcaattttgaaatctgacatggggctagacatattgtcaatttcccagctgcccctggtcatgtgacttgtgctctgataaacttcaatcactctttactgctgtactgcaagttggagtgatatcacccccctccgttcccccccccccgcagccaaacaaaagaacaatgggaaggtaaccagataaccgctccctaacacaagataacagctgcctggtagatctaagaacagcactcaatagtaaaaacccatgtcccactgagacacattcagttacactgagaaggaaaaacagcagcctgccagaaagcatttctctcctaaagtgcaggcacaggagcaggggcagctgggaaattgacaaaatgtctagccccatgtaagatttcaaaattgaatataaaaaaatctgtttgctcttttgagaaatggatttcagtgcagaattctgctggagtagcactattaactgatgcgttttgaaaaaaaaaaaaaaaacatgttttccgatgacaggatccctttaaggtccaCATGGCAAGAtgtctattcttttttttttttgtcggtgcaaaacaaacattttatagccttattgtttttctctttctatATAACTGACACGTTGCACATGTGTTTTGGCTACAAATATTTGTAAGGTTATAAATGGGATAGATTCTATGAAGAATTTTTATGCGTTACAAATTTCCAGATGCGTGTATCTGAAACAGACTGTGGCTTTATTTTTGGGACATTACTATCAAGGGAAACGTTTGTTAAATCCCAAGACTGGCAGAGGAAGACCCGTGGTTGATTCTTGGTGATGATGACTCTAATGCAGAAGTTCACTGTCTTTAGCACTAGAATGAATGATTTCagcatggaaaataattttttctttctcAAGTGTATGTGATATATATTGGGGAGCAAGGTTTCAGACAAGTGAAAACTTGGTAATCACTTAGACTCTGTAGTCCAACTATGTGATCATCGGTTGCACCAACGGTGTCCAGATGGGTATAACAAACAAGCAGCATAACAATCACATACTGTAAGCTGACTTCATTTGTTTGTAAAATTCCGCTATAATTTGTTTTCCAACAGATTTACACCATCTTCCCTTGTATGGTCCCAAATACAGAAGAAATGAGTGCACCCAAGCATCGAAAGGTGGACAGTGAAAATCGCTCATTCAAAGAACGTTGGGAGttagattatttttttgttaaaagcaaCGGGAAACCACTATGCTTACTGTGTTCTCAGATGTTGGCAGTCTGCAAGGAATACAATGTAAAGAGACATTATATTTCTCTGCACGAAAAATCATATTCGCAGTATACTGGAGACCATAGAGTTGCTATACTGAACGAATTAAGAAGTAAATCGCACAAGCAGGAGACTGCAACTAGCACAGAAACTGCAACTGATACTGCTGCATTGAAGGCATCCTTTCTAATCTGTGAGGAAATTGTAAAACGAAAACAAGCATTTGACAATGTAGAGGTTATTAAGGAATGTGCTATTAAAATGGCCAGAGTTTTTGGAAACGAAGACATGGCAGCAAAATTTGATTCGATTTCACTTCAACCCCAGACTGTTGCCCGACGTGTTTCTGTCATGCATCAGCAGATTACTCGAAAACTGCATGCGATTATAAAAAACTGTTCCTATTTCTCTCTTGCGTTGGACGAGAACACAGATTGCAGTGGAACGGATCTTCTGGTTGTTTTTATTCGTGCCATCGATGACCGCTTTAATGTTTCTGaagatattttaaaatgtgtttcgtTACCCAGaactgcaaaggaagaagaactTCTGAATGAGGTGAAAAGTGCTGTGTTGGAATGTGGGGGATTCGATAAATGTACAAGTGTTACGACTAATGGTTCCAAATCAATGACTTCAAAAAATCTTGGTCTTTCGGCATTGTTAAGAAAAGAAGGTGCAGACTGCGTGGTGTTGCATTGCATCATGCATGAAGAGACATTGGTCGGGACTTTACTAAAGATGTCGGACATTATGGAGGTCGTCATAAAGATTTCAAATTTCATTCTAGAAAGAAAAGGTTCTGTAACAAAAAAGAAGTTCAAGATATTCCTGGATGAGCTCAGTGCAGCTTACGTTGACTCCCATTCGTACAGAAAAATCTGTTGGTCAAGTGCAGGACGATGTCTATATAGATTTTTCAGCCTACGAAAAGAGATTTATCTGTTTTTGAAGGATACAAATTATGACCCCATCTTGACGGAACGTTTTTGTAATAAGGACTTTCTTAGTTCTCTCGCTTTCTTGACAGACATCACACACTATTTACATTCTCTAAAGAAAAACGTTGAAGCCAAGGACCAACTTGTCACACAGCTGTACACGCACATTTCAGTATTTAGCAACAAACTCATGCTGTTGAAACTCAACTTGATAAGCAACGACTTGTCGTACTTTGAGTCTTGCAACGAACTGTACAGGGAGTATGaagaatgcaatatttttttagactttggcaaatttgtggaaaaaatagaagTCCTGATTGAAAATTTCAACCTAAGATTCCAGGATTTCAGCAAAATCAATTCTAGCTTCAAATTGTATAATAATCCACTTACAACAGATATAATAAGTGAAAAGATGGAGTATCACATGGAATTATGTAACCTACAAGCAGACCTGTACTTTGCTACAAGGAAAGAAGTCGGGGTCTCCTTTTTCAGACTTCTTCCTAAGGAAAAATACCGTAACCTTAGGGATTTGGCACTCAGAATGACTTCTATGTTTGGCAGTACCTACATATGTGAGAAGGCTTTTTCGGAATTAGATCGCCTAAAGTCAAACTACAGAAACAGTATTTCAAACCGCACGCTACAAGAGATTTTGCATCTTTCTATAACCAACATCAACTTGAACTTTGACGAACTTGTATTATAGGCGCCCGTTTAAACAAGGTTTGTTTTCTGTGCAAAACCAGATGCAAGATTGTGTAGCTCTTCAATCCTTTAAAACTGTTTGCACTGTAGGGGGAGGGGCATTAAAGTATTGCAGATATTAGATGGGCAAGTGCTGTCTTTTATAAGCAAttccttttaaaattctttttaagtAGAGGGTTCATCAAATAGTTGAACACGGAAAATATTAATTCATTCATACTTTGCCTGCTGTCTTGAATACCAAGCAGTTATAATGTGTGGACAGGTGTTTTCCAATGTAAACACAGTTACTAATATTACACCCCACcattgtgcactttttttttttaattcagctgcAAGCCCAAGGCACCACCTGGAACTGCAGGTAAGAGGGTGATACCAGCCTCATTACCCCaggcttgcttgtttttttaaaatgatacatttgcaTTGGATGAACGGTTGGTTTCAGTGTCTGTTTGTGCTTGGAGGAGTGTGGCTAATGGCACATGCTGGtcttatatttttacttttattttaagaAGTGGTTGGCAAGGTGATTATCACCTGGACAACAAAGTTGTACAGTTCTGGGTAATGCAGACAATAAAAAGGTATGTTGCTAGGGCTTTGTGAAGTACGGAAAGCATGATTAACATCTTCAGTCTACTCATGAAAAGGAGACAAGTATCTATGCCTTGAGTCTCCTCTTAATTTATTCCCCATCCATTCATATGT
This window contains:
- the LOC100049737 gene encoding general transcription factor II-I repeat domain-containing protein 2B isoform X1; translated protein: MLRSFPLWESGPRYFPVGIAAYIVTPIYTIFPCMVPNTEEMSAPKHRKVDSENRSFKERWELDYFFVKSNGKPLCLLCSQMLAVCKEYNVKRHYISLHEKSYSQYTGDHRVAILNELRSKSHKQETATSTETATDTAALKASFLICEEIVKRKQAFDNVEVIKECAIKMARVFGNEDMAAKFDSISLQPQTVARRVSVMHQQITRKLHAIIKNCSYFSLALDENTDCSGTDLLVVFIRAIDDRFNVSEDILKCVSLPRTAKEEELLNEVKSAVLECGGFDKCTSVTTNGSKSMTSKNLGLSALLRKEGADCVVLHCIMHEETLVGTLLKMSDIMEVVIKISNFILERKGSVTKKKFKIFLDELSAAYVDSHSYRKICWSSAGRCLYRFFSLRKEIYLFLKDTNYDPILTERFCNKDFLSSLAFLTDITHYLHSLKKNVEAKDQLVTQLYTHISVFSNKLMLLKLNLISNDLSYFESCNELYREYEECNIFLDFGKFVEKIEVLIENFNLRFQDFSKINSSFKLYNNPLTTDIISEKMEYHMELCNLQADLYFATRKEVGVSFFRLLPKEKYRNLRDLALRMTSMFGSTYICEKAFSELDRLKSNYRNSISNRTLQEILHLSITNINLNFDELVL
- the LOC100049737 gene encoding general transcription factor II-I repeat domain-containing protein 2B isoform X2, whose amino-acid sequence is MVPNTEEMSAPKHRKVDSENRSFKERWELDYFFVKSNGKPLCLLCSQMLAVCKEYNVKRHYISLHEKSYSQYTGDHRVAILNELRSKSHKQETATSTETATDTAALKASFLICEEIVKRKQAFDNVEVIKECAIKMARVFGNEDMAAKFDSISLQPQTVARRVSVMHQQITRKLHAIIKNCSYFSLALDENTDCSGTDLLVVFIRAIDDRFNVSEDILKCVSLPRTAKEEELLNEVKSAVLECGGFDKCTSVTTNGSKSMTSKNLGLSALLRKEGADCVVLHCIMHEETLVGTLLKMSDIMEVVIKISNFILERKGSVTKKKFKIFLDELSAAYVDSHSYRKICWSSAGRCLYRFFSLRKEIYLFLKDTNYDPILTERFCNKDFLSSLAFLTDITHYLHSLKKNVEAKDQLVTQLYTHISVFSNKLMLLKLNLISNDLSYFESCNELYREYEECNIFLDFGKFVEKIEVLIENFNLRFQDFSKINSSFKLYNNPLTTDIISEKMEYHMELCNLQADLYFATRKEVGVSFFRLLPKEKYRNLRDLALRMTSMFGSTYICEKAFSELDRLKSNYRNSISNRTLQEILHLSITNINLNFDELVL